The Psychrosphaera ytuae genome includes a region encoding these proteins:
- the pdxJ gene encoding pyridoxine 5'-phosphate synthase, producing MSEIHLGVNIDHIATLRQARGTTYPDPIHAAAVAEHAGASGITIHLREDRRHIQDRDVYTLAKTIQTRMNLEMAVTDEMIAIASEVKPPFVCLVPEKREELTTEGGLDVVGQFDKVKDAVERLTAIGSKVSLFIDADEAQITAAAKTGAPYIEIHTGHYADAETEQEMEAELARIQHGVAFATQQGIIVNAGHGLHYHNVKPIAAIPDIYELNIGHAIIARAAIDGLDKAVRDMKTLMNEARQGI from the coding sequence ATGAGTGAAATTCATTTAGGGGTGAACATTGACCACATTGCAACGTTACGACAAGCACGTGGAACGACGTACCCTGACCCAATCCATGCAGCCGCTGTCGCTGAACACGCCGGTGCAAGTGGCATTACTATTCACTTACGAGAAGACCGCCGTCATATCCAAGACCGCGATGTTTATACTCTAGCTAAAACGATTCAAACTCGAATGAATTTAGAGATGGCAGTGACCGACGAAATGATCGCAATTGCATCCGAAGTTAAGCCACCTTTTGTTTGTTTAGTACCAGAAAAGCGCGAAGAGTTAACCACCGAAGGTGGCTTGGACGTTGTTGGTCAATTCGATAAAGTAAAAGACGCCGTTGAGCGTTTGACGGCGATTGGTTCAAAAGTATCTTTGTTTATTGATGCTGACGAAGCTCAAATCACGGCAGCTGCCAAAACTGGTGCGCCTTATATCGAAATCCACACCGGCCACTATGCCGACGCTGAGACTGAGCAAGAGATGGAAGCTGAACTTGCTCGAATTCAGCACGGTGTTGCCTTTGCCACTCAGCAGGGGATCATCGTTAATGCTGGCCACGGTCTTCACTACCACAATGTTAAGCCGATCGCGGCTATTCCTGATATTTATGAGTTAAATATCGGTCATGCAATTATTGCTCGTGCTGCTATTGATGGTTTGGACAAAGCCGTACGCGACATGAAGACACTAATGAACGAAGCTCGTCAGGGTATTTAA
- the recO gene encoding DNA repair protein RecO, whose protein sequence is MAKELEYAPAFILHTRPFKENQLLIEMLVAGEGRMSIIGFKGSKKNTAKTALFRPFRPLVIQFRKTSGLRTLKSVDENQSLARQLTELKGKALFCGFYINELICRLCKADEDYPELYALYTYALKYLAKTPEQLGSEGLWLELILRQFEYRLLVMLGYGISFQNECEHGVEIASGASYELRPDRGFVMTSDKPGSITGHQILSLAQRLDTTLDMVENPDSEVLKEDLRVAKGIMRLCLQVHLGDKPLKSRELFRK, encoded by the coding sequence ATGGCAAAGGAACTGGAGTACGCGCCCGCTTTTATTCTGCACACTCGACCGTTTAAAGAAAACCAACTGTTAATTGAAATGTTGGTTGCCGGTGAAGGGCGCATGTCCATCATCGGCTTTAAAGGCAGTAAAAAAAACACCGCGAAGACGGCACTATTCAGACCATTCAGACCACTGGTAATTCAATTTCGAAAAACATCTGGGCTGCGCACGTTAAAAAGTGTTGATGAAAACCAATCATTAGCTAGGCAACTAACTGAACTGAAGGGTAAAGCCTTGTTTTGCGGCTTTTACATCAACGAACTAATATGTCGCTTGTGTAAAGCAGACGAAGACTACCCAGAGCTTTATGCGTTATACACCTATGCACTCAAATACCTAGCTAAAACCCCCGAACAACTCGGTAGCGAAGGGCTTTGGTTAGAGTTGATTTTGAGGCAGTTTGAGTACCGTTTGTTAGTCATGTTGGGATACGGTATTAGTTTTCAGAACGAGTGTGAGCATGGTGTAGAAATTGCGTCTGGAGCAAGTTACGAGCTTAGGCCCGACCGAGGTTTTGTGATGACAAGTGACAAGCCGGGTAGTATTACAGGACACCAAATACTATCTTTGGCTCAACGGTTAGACACAACACTCGATATGGTCGAAAATCCGGATAGTGAAGTATTAAAAGAAGATTTACGAGTGGCTAAAGGAATTATGCGTCTTTGCTTACAGGTTCACTTAGGTGATAAGCCACTCAAATCAAGAGAATTATTTAGAAAATAA
- the era gene encoding GTPase Era, with protein MLNNLNNRADLSQTKKCGLVAIVGRPNVGKSTLMNHILEQKISITSKKPQTTRHRILGIHTEGNEQIVYVDTPGLHKEEKRAINKLMNRAASSALGDVEVVLFVVEALKWTEDDEMVLTKIRRSKKPVILLINKVDMIKDKETLMPFLQTLSAKHDFEEIIPISAEKGTNVEPIKASVRNYLPENPFFFPEDHVTDRSSRFMAAEIVREKLMRFMGEELPYSATVEIEQFKWDEKIWRINALILVEREGQKKMVIGKKGEKLKVIGRDARQDLEKLLDEKVYLELWVKVKSGWADDERALRSLGYSED; from the coding sequence TTGTTAAATAACTTAAACAATCGCGCTGATTTAAGCCAAACCAAAAAGTGTGGTCTCGTTGCCATTGTTGGTCGTCCAAACGTAGGTAAGTCTACGTTGATGAATCACATTCTTGAGCAAAAGATCAGTATTACCTCCAAAAAGCCGCAAACAACGCGTCATCGTATTTTGGGTATTCACACTGAAGGCAACGAGCAAATCGTTTATGTTGACACACCGGGTCTTCACAAAGAAGAAAAGCGCGCCATTAACAAATTAATGAACCGTGCAGCATCAAGTGCCCTTGGCGATGTTGAAGTAGTGTTGTTTGTTGTTGAAGCTCTAAAGTGGACTGAAGATGACGAAATGGTCTTAACGAAGATCCGTCGTTCTAAAAAGCCAGTGATTTTATTGATAAACAAAGTCGATATGATCAAAGACAAAGAGACTTTGATGCCGTTTTTACAGACTCTATCGGCTAAGCACGACTTTGAAGAGATTATTCCAATTTCTGCCGAAAAAGGCACTAACGTTGAGCCAATTAAAGCTTCAGTACGCAACTACTTACCAGAAAATCCATTTTTCTTCCCTGAAGATCACGTAACAGACCGTTCTTCACGTTTTATGGCGGCTGAAATCGTTCGTGAAAAGCTAATGCGCTTTATGGGTGAAGAGTTGCCATACTCTGCAACTGTCGAGATTGAGCAGTTTAAATGGGATGAAAAGATTTGGCGTATCAATGCATTGATTTTGGTTGAACGCGAAGGCCAAAAGAAAATGGTTATCGGTAAAAAAGGCGAAAAACTAAAAGTGATTGGCCGTGATGCTCGTCAGGATCTCGAAAAACTATTAGACGAAAAAGTCTACCTAGAACTTTGGGTTAAAGTGAAAAGTGGTTGGGCTGACGATGAACGTGCGTTGCGTTCGTTGGGATATTCAGAAGACTAA